The genomic DNA GATACCGCTCCCCACAAAGAAAAATATTATTACGGTTAACCGCTCGGTTCACGTGAATAAGACAGCACGTGAACAGTTTGAGTACCGATCGCATAAGCGTTTGATCGATATTCTTTCAACGGGTTCACAAACCGTAGATGCATTAATGAAGCTGGAGTTACCCTCTGGTGTGGACGTAGAAATTAAAGTGTAACATTTATAATCACTGAACAATGAGTAGTGGTTTGATAGGAAAAAAAGTAGGAATGACGAATATTTTTGATGACGACGGTAATAACTATGCCGTTACTGTCATCGAAGTTGATCCCTGTGTAATAACAGCGATCAAAACAGAAGAAAAAAATGGGTATGAAGCTGTGCAGCTTTCAGCATTTGATAAGAAAGAGCAGAGCACTTCAAAGCCGTTGCAAGGTCATTTTGAAAAAGCTGGTATATCACCAAAGCAATACGTAAAGGAATTCAGAGATTTTGTCCCTGAAGACGCTGAACTTGGAGATGAATTAAACATCGAAGATGTATTCACCATTGGTGAGAATGTTGATGTAGTAGGAGTTTCCAAGGGTAAAGGTTTTAGCGGCGTGATGAAGCGGCACAATTTTGGAGGTGTTGGTGAAGCATCACATGGTCAACACAAACGTCAGCGTCATCCAGGTTCTATTGGACAGGCATCTGATCCCGCACGTGTGTTTCCGGGTATAAAGATGGCCGGCCGAAGTGGTAACGAACGAACCAAGATTAAAAATTTGACAGTAGCAAGAATATTTAGTGAGTCAAATTTGATGATGGTGACTGGATCCATCCCTGGACCTAATGGACGATTTGTAGAAATTTACAACAGATAGTAAGAATTATTTGAAATGAAGCTTCCGATATACACAACAGAAGGAAAAGATAGCGGCAATGAGGCTGAGTTAGCTGATTCTATTTTCGGCATTGAGCCTAATGAAACCGTTATTTACGAGGCTGTTCGTCGTTATATGGCGAACCAGCGGCAAGGTACCTCGAACACAAAAGAACGTGGTCAGGTACGTGGTGGAGGCCGTAAGGCTTATCGCCAAAAAGGTACTGGCCGTGCGCGTCGTGGGTCAATCAGATCGCCTTTGCTTAAGGGCGGTGGAACGGTCTTTGGACCAAGCCCGCGTAATCATGGTTTTAGAATGTCGAAAAAGTCTAAGGAGCTAGCACGTAAGTCGGCACTATCGGCTAAGAAAAATGATGAGGCTCTAAAAATTATTGATGATTTTAGTTTTGATGAGCCAAAAACAAGAAAAGTGGCTGATATTTTGGAAGCCTTAGAAATTGAAGATAGCAAAGTATTGCTATTAACGGCAGGTGTGGACGAGATCGTTTATAAGTCCGCTCGTAATATTCCAAATATTGAGGTTCTTGAAGCAAACAAACCTTCTACGTATCAGATTTTGGATACAGAAGTGATTTTGATTCAGGAGTCTGCACTAGAAATTCTTGAAGAATCTATTGAAACTGCTGAGGAAAAGGTAGCATGAAATACGTACTCAAAAAACCATTAATTACTGAAAAACTAACTCAGCTTCAGGCCGAAGGTAAGTATGCTTTTGAAGTTGATAAATATGCCAGCAAAGAGGATATCAAAAGAGCAGTTAAAGATCGATATCCTAATGTTGAGGTTGGAAGTATTCATACTATTATTATGCCTTCAAAGCCCAAAGGTCGTTTTACGCCAAGTGGATATGTTGAAGGCCGGAAAAAGGTCTGGAAAAAAGCAATTGTAACTATCAAAGAAGGTGAAATAGACTTCTTTAGCGAAATTTAGAAACAGTTATTGTAATGGCTACAAAAAAACAGAAACCAACTACACCCGGTGCTCGGCACACTACATCACCTGTGTTTGATGATGTCACCGTTAGCAAGCCTACTGTTAAGCGGCTTGTAAAAGGCAAAAATAAAAGTGGCGGGCGTAATAAACAGGGGCGAATGACTTCACGCCATCGCGGCGGCGGTCATAAACGTCGATATCGAATTATCGATTTTAGCCGTGACAAACATGATATCCCTGCTAAAGTGCAGACGATAGAATATGATCCAAACCGCTCTGCTCGTATAGCATTGGTTGCATACGAGGACGGTGAGAAACGGTATATTGTCGCACCTGATAAGTTGGGAGTTGGAGACAAAATTATTAGCAGTGCATCGGCTATCGAACCAAATGTTGGTAATGCAATGCCGATGGCGAAGATGCCTCCGGGGACTTTCATCCACAATATTGAGATGCATCCCGGTCAGGGAGCACAGCTTTGCCGAAGTGCTGGAACAGCTGCACAAATGGTTGCAAAGACTGACAAGTACGTTACTGTGAAACTGCCATCAGGCGAAGTTCGCATGATACTTGGCAAATGTCTTGCTACTGTTGGTAAAACCAGTAATCCAGATCACTTTAATACTAAAATTGGTAAAGCTGGGAGAAATCGCTGGAAAGGAAAGCGACCTCACACACGAGGCGTTGCAATGAACCCGATTGACCACCCAATGGGAGGTGGAGAAGGAAAAGCTTCCGGTGGTCATCCACGTTCGCCTTGGGGACAATCTTCAAAAGGATTAAAGACAAGAAAACGCAAGAAACTTTCGGACCGATACATTGTCCGAGGACGTAAAGAATCTAAAAAGAAGTAAGTAATTATGCCTAGATCGCTTAGAAAAGGACCTTACGTATATTACAAGTTACAGCGTAAGGTTGACGCAATGAATGAGAGCGGTAAGAAAAACGTCATTAAAACCTGGTCTCGAAGTTCAATGGTTACGCCCGATTTTTTAGGGTTGACAATTGCCGTTCATAATGGGAAACAGTTTATCCCTGTATTCATCACTGAAGACATGGTTGGTCACAAGTTAGGTGAGTTTGCACCGACGCGCACCTTCCACGGCCATCCAGAAAAGACAGCAACCAGAGAAGCACCGAAAAAACCAGGAATGTAAAGTATTATGGCAGAAGAAAATTTTGAAGCAAAAGCAACACAGAAGCATCTGCGAAGGGCTCCTAGAAAAGTACGTCTGGTTGTAGATGCTGTGCGAGAAGACAGGGTTGATAAGGCCTTGAAAAAACTTGAATTCACGAATAAAGCTGCTGCTGCTGAAGTAGCTAAAGTTGTAATGTCAGCTGCAGCCAATATCCGTGATAAATTTCAGGAAGCACGATTGGATAATCAGGATCTTTACATTAAAGAGATATATGCCAATGAAGGTGCTACACTGAAGCGCATTCAACCCGCTGCTATGGGTAGTGCGCATCAAATACGCAAGCGTACCAGCCATGTTACAGTGGTTGTAGCGAAGAAAGAAGAATTTGATAACTAATAAATAATAATACCTTGGGACAGAAATCACATCCAGTAGGTTTAAGACTCGGTATAATTCGCGGTTGGGATTCCAACTGGTATTCCGAAGAGAATGAACCTGAAATTTTATATGAAGACACTAAATTGCGTGAATATTTGCATACTCGTCTTCAAAATGGAGGGTTATCACGGGTCATTATAGAACGTACTCCAAAACGAATACTTCTTACACTAAAAACAAGTCGCCCCGGCGTTATTATTGGTAAGGGCGGTGAGCAGATTGAACTTCTTCGTGAAGAGCTTAAGACTATCACAGATAAAGAAGTTCAAATTAATGTAAGTGAAATTAAACGACCCGAGACGGATGCGAGCCTCGTAGCTCAAAATATTGCACAGCAGTTGGAAGCACGTATTTCATTCCGACGGGCAATGAAGACTTCAATCTCTTCGGCTATGCGAATGGGTGCCGAAGGCATTCGAATTAGATGCGCAGGTCGTTTGGGTGGTTCAGAAATGTCGCGAACCGAACAATATCGCGAAGGACGGGTACCACTGCACACACTGCGTGCTGACATTGATTATTATTGTGCGACCGCAAATACTATTTATGGTTCCATAGGTGTTAAAGTGTGGATCTTTAAAGGAGAAATACTCGGAGATATCGAACTTACAGCGGGTGATGCACATACCCAACGTAAGGATGATTCTCGAGGACGAGGAGGCGGCGGAAAGCGACGGTCTCGACGAAGAAAAAGAAATCGAAGTAATTAATACTGAAAAATTTCAATCATGTTAGAACCAAGAAACGTAAGACGACGCCGGCAGCACCGCAGGAGTCTGAAAGGTACGGCTCATCGTGGCCATACACTTGCCAACGGAGATTTTGGGCTTAAAGCCCTTGAGCCAAAGTATATTACTTCTCGACAAATTGAATCTTGTCGAATTGCAATTGCTAGACAATTGCAGCGTGATGGGCAAACATGGATTCGTATTTTTCCAGATATGCCCAAGACATCACAACCCGCCGAAACCCGAATGGGTAAAGGTAAGGGTGCTGTAGAAGAGTATGTGGCTGTTGTAAAGCCAGGAAGAATTTTATTTGAAATCGCCGGTGTTCCGGAAGATTTAGCTTGGGAAGCAATGCGACGAGCAGATTATAAGCTTCCTATTAAAACAAAATTTATTGTTCGTCGTGATTACGATGGACCTTAATTAAGAAGCATTTACGAAATCATGAAGGCACACGAACTACGAAAGAAAACGATTGCAGAATTAGAAGCACGGCTTGAGGATGAAAAGCAGGCTTTGCAAGATATGCGCTTTAACCGCGCTATTGCAGGACAGCTTGAAAATCCCGCTCGTGTTTCTATGACACGCAAAGAGATTGCACGGATACATACGATTATTACTGAAAAACAACAAGAAAGTGCTGACTAATTAACCAATGGCACAACCTGAACGAGTACAACGAACAACACGAACTGGTCGCGTAGTAAGCAACAGCATGGATAAAACTATTACCGTTGCTGTTAACCGTAAGGTAAAGCACGCGATCTATGGTAAATATATAACCAAAACGACCAAGTATATGGCCCATGATGAGAATAACGAGGCCGGCGAAGGTGATCAGGTGGAGATTATGTCCACTCGACCGCTTTCAAAACGGAAGTCTTGGCGACTGGTAGAAATAATTGAACGAGCAAAATAACCGATATATCTTAAGACTTTGCAATGGTACAAGCACAAACAAAACTAAACGTTGCTGACAATAGTGGAGCACGTCAGCTTAAGTGCATAAAAGTTCTTGGTGATTCCAAAAGGCGATATGCACGAATTGGTGATCTTATTTCTTGTTCAGTACAAACTGCAATTCCCGGAGGTAATGTTAAAAAGGGAGAAGTAGTCAATGCTGTAGTTGTACGGACAAATAAAGAAATTCGCCGTAATGACGGCAGTTACATTCGATTTGATGAAAATGCTGCAGTGATTATTAACCAGGATAGTGAGCCAGTCGGGACTCGTATTTTTGGTCCCGTTGCTCGCGAACTGCGTGAACGCAGCTACATGCGTATTGTTTCACTTGCACCAGAAGTGCTTTAAAACCTGAATTTATTATGCCACGGAAAAAGAATAAGCGAAAGAAATTACATGTTAAAAAAGGTGATGAGGTAAAAGTCATTGCTGGTAATGATAAGGGCCGCGAAGGTCGCATACTGGCTGTATTCCCTGATAAAGAACGCGTTCTTGTTGAAGGAATAAATATGCGCGTCCATCACGATCAGCCAACACAGGAGAATCCAGAAGGCGGTCGTATTGAGCGAGAAGTTTCAATACATATTTCAAATGTAATGGTAATTGACCCGTCCACGGGTGAACCGACGCGTATTGGCCGTAAACGTATTGAGGAAGATAGCGGCGGACGCTGGGTTCGTTATGCGAAGAAAAGTGGCGAGATTTTAGACAACTAAGAATTTATTTATAGAATGGCACAAGCAAGATTAAATACAGAATACAACGACGAAATTGTTTCAAACCTGCAGGAACGGTTTGAGTATGATAACGTAATGGCTGTTCCCAAGCTTAAAAAGGTAGTCGTAAACTGTGGTATTGGTGAAGCTGTTGAGAATGAAAAGCTTATCGACACCATCACAGAAAATCTGGCTACTATTACGGGTCAGCGCCCTGTTACCACCAAAGCAAAAAAGTCAATTTCTAATTTTAAAATTAGAAAAGGACAGCCAATTGGATGTAAGGTAACATTGCGTGGCAAGCGGATGTATGAATTTTTAGATCGGCTTATTAACTTAGCACTTCCCAGGACCCGGGATTTTCAGGGCGTACCTGATA from Fodinibius salinus includes the following:
- the rpsJ gene encoding 30S ribosomal protein S10, whose product is MATQQKIRIKLKSYDHNLIDKSAEKIIQTVKSTGAVVSGPIPLPTKKNIITVNRSVHVNKTAREQFEYRSHKRLIDILSTGSQTVDALMKLELPSGVDVEIKV
- the rplC gene encoding 50S ribosomal protein L3; its protein translation is MSSGLIGKKVGMTNIFDDDGNNYAVTVIEVDPCVITAIKTEEKNGYEAVQLSAFDKKEQSTSKPLQGHFEKAGISPKQYVKEFRDFVPEDAELGDELNIEDVFTIGENVDVVGVSKGKGFSGVMKRHNFGGVGEASHGQHKRQRHPGSIGQASDPARVFPGIKMAGRSGNERTKIKNLTVARIFSESNLMMVTGSIPGPNGRFVEIYNR
- the rplD gene encoding 50S ribosomal protein L4; translation: MKLPIYTTEGKDSGNEAELADSIFGIEPNETVIYEAVRRYMANQRQGTSNTKERGQVRGGGRKAYRQKGTGRARRGSIRSPLLKGGGTVFGPSPRNHGFRMSKKSKELARKSALSAKKNDEALKIIDDFSFDEPKTRKVADILEALEIEDSKVLLLTAGVDEIVYKSARNIPNIEVLEANKPSTYQILDTEVILIQESALEILEESIETAEEKVA
- the rplW gene encoding 50S ribosomal protein L23 → MKYVLKKPLITEKLTQLQAEGKYAFEVDKYASKEDIKRAVKDRYPNVEVGSIHTIIMPSKPKGRFTPSGYVEGRKKVWKKAIVTIKEGEIDFFSEI
- the rplB gene encoding 50S ribosomal protein L2 translates to MATKKQKPTTPGARHTTSPVFDDVTVSKPTVKRLVKGKNKSGGRNKQGRMTSRHRGGGHKRRYRIIDFSRDKHDIPAKVQTIEYDPNRSARIALVAYEDGEKRYIVAPDKLGVGDKIISSASAIEPNVGNAMPMAKMPPGTFIHNIEMHPGQGAQLCRSAGTAAQMVAKTDKYVTVKLPSGEVRMILGKCLATVGKTSNPDHFNTKIGKAGRNRWKGKRPHTRGVAMNPIDHPMGGGEGKASGGHPRSPWGQSSKGLKTRKRKKLSDRYIVRGRKESKKK
- the rpsS gene encoding 30S ribosomal protein S19: MPRSLRKGPYVYYKLQRKVDAMNESGKKNVIKTWSRSSMVTPDFLGLTIAVHNGKQFIPVFITEDMVGHKLGEFAPTRTFHGHPEKTATREAPKKPGM
- the rplV gene encoding 50S ribosomal protein L22, producing MAEENFEAKATQKHLRRAPRKVRLVVDAVREDRVDKALKKLEFTNKAAAAEVAKVVMSAAANIRDKFQEARLDNQDLYIKEIYANEGATLKRIQPAAMGSAHQIRKRTSHVTVVVAKKEEFDN
- the rpsC gene encoding 30S ribosomal protein S3, whose amino-acid sequence is MGQKSHPVGLRLGIIRGWDSNWYSEENEPEILYEDTKLREYLHTRLQNGGLSRVIIERTPKRILLTLKTSRPGVIIGKGGEQIELLREELKTITDKEVQINVSEIKRPETDASLVAQNIAQQLEARISFRRAMKTSISSAMRMGAEGIRIRCAGRLGGSEMSRTEQYREGRVPLHTLRADIDYYCATANTIYGSIGVKVWIFKGEILGDIELTAGDAHTQRKDDSRGRGGGGKRRSRRRKRNRSN
- the rplP gene encoding 50S ribosomal protein L16 gives rise to the protein MLEPRNVRRRRQHRRSLKGTAHRGHTLANGDFGLKALEPKYITSRQIESCRIAIARQLQRDGQTWIRIFPDMPKTSQPAETRMGKGKGAVEEYVAVVKPGRILFEIAGVPEDLAWEAMRRADYKLPIKTKFIVRRDYDGP
- the rpmC gene encoding 50S ribosomal protein L29, which produces MKAHELRKKTIAELEARLEDEKQALQDMRFNRAIAGQLENPARVSMTRKEIARIHTIITEKQQESAD
- the rpsQ gene encoding 30S ribosomal protein S17; protein product: MAQPERVQRTTRTGRVVSNSMDKTITVAVNRKVKHAIYGKYITKTTKYMAHDENNEAGEGDQVEIMSTRPLSKRKSWRLVEIIERAK
- the rplN gene encoding 50S ribosomal protein L14, whose product is MVQAQTKLNVADNSGARQLKCIKVLGDSKRRYARIGDLISCSVQTAIPGGNVKKGEVVNAVVVRTNKEIRRNDGSYIRFDENAAVIINQDSEPVGTRIFGPVARELRERSYMRIVSLAPEVL
- the rplX gene encoding 50S ribosomal protein L24 — protein: MPRKKNKRKKLHVKKGDEVKVIAGNDKGREGRILAVFPDKERVLVEGINMRVHHDQPTQENPEGGRIEREVSIHISNVMVIDPSTGEPTRIGRKRIEEDSGGRWVRYAKKSGEILDN
- the rplE gene encoding 50S ribosomal protein L5 is translated as MAQARLNTEYNDEIVSNLQERFEYDNVMAVPKLKKVVVNCGIGEAVENEKLIDTITENLATITGQRPVTTKAKKSISNFKIRKGQPIGCKVTLRGKRMYEFLDRLINLALPRTRDFQGVPDSSFDGGGNYTLGIKEHTIFPEINTEEVEHLHGLDITFVTSAETDEEAYALLEEFGMPFQKRN